Proteins encoded by one window of Phenylobacterium soli:
- a CDS encoding glycoside hydrolase family protein, with product MAPKPFSSIDVPDEVWEANARAWRARQDAEADGGDGGLGDLQRLLQSPQEEGRRNDVYLDSRGLPTVGIGHLVKPADNLQVGQRITDAQVDAFFRQDGAEALRRAKEQADAAGIDDPDFTRRLAAVNFQLGAKKWPATFPKTWSLIQSGDYAGAAKELYNSKWAKQTQHRVDAFRDALLRLPPKHAP from the coding sequence ATGGCCCCGAAGCCCTTCTCATCCATCGACGTCCCCGACGAAGTCTGGGAGGCGAACGCCAGAGCCTGGCGCGCGCGTCAGGACGCGGAGGCGGATGGCGGAGACGGCGGACTGGGCGACCTGCAACGCCTTCTGCAAAGCCCGCAGGAGGAGGGGCGTCGCAATGATGTCTACCTCGACAGCCGTGGCTTGCCGACGGTCGGCATCGGTCACCTGGTGAAGCCCGCGGACAATCTGCAGGTCGGGCAGCGGATCACCGATGCCCAGGTCGACGCTTTCTTCCGCCAGGACGGCGCGGAGGCCCTGAGGAGGGCGAAGGAACAGGCGGATGCGGCGGGCATAGACGATCCGGATTTCACCCGCCGCTTGGCGGCGGTGAACTTCCAACTCGGCGCAAAGAAATGGCCGGCGACCTTCCCCAAGACCTGGAGCCTGATCCAGTCCGGTGACTATGCAGGCGCGGCGAAAGAGCTTTACAACTCCAAGTGGGCGAAACAGACGCAGCACCGGGTCGATGCCTTTCGCGACGCCTTGCTGCGGCTGCCGCCCAAGCACGCGCCCTAG